The proteins below are encoded in one region of Chitinophagales bacterium:
- the radA gene encoding DNA repair protein RadA — protein MAKQRTVYVCQNCGANAAKWVGKCPVCSEWNTYVEEHTSKEEDRAKEKSYAAKSGTAIPIPIGNVAEQDMARINTGDTELNNVLGGGIVAGSLILLGGDPGIGKSTLLLQMALQLKGIKILYISGEESDRQIRLRASRIGILNNDCYLLTETNTQAIFKQAEALQPDLMIIDSIQTLHTVYVESPPGSVSQLRECTAEIQRYAKESGLPVFLIGHITKDGSIAGPKVLEHIVDVVLQFEGDRNHTYRMLRTIKNRFGSTSELGIYEMQGNGLRAVTNPSEILLTQRDEVLSGIAVASMMEGARPLLIETQALVTPAFYGTPQRSSTGFDGRRMNMLLAVLEKRSGFKFGTKDVFLNIAGGLRVEDPSIDLAVIAALLSSYQDKPVSSKIAFAAEVGLSGEVRAVSRIEQRIAEADKLGFSTMFISKFNTKGIDESKFQLELIAISKVQQLVDALF, from the coding sequence ATGGCGAAACAACGAACTGTTTATGTATGCCAAAACTGCGGTGCCAATGCTGCCAAGTGGGTAGGCAAATGTCCGGTATGCAGCGAATGGAATACTTACGTAGAAGAACATACCAGCAAAGAAGAAGATAGAGCAAAAGAAAAATCGTATGCTGCAAAAAGCGGAACAGCCATACCTATACCCATAGGCAATGTAGCTGAGCAAGATATGGCCCGCATAAACACGGGCGATACCGAACTAAACAATGTGCTGGGCGGAGGCATTGTGGCAGGTTCGCTCATATTGCTTGGTGGCGACCCCGGCATAGGTAAATCTACGCTCCTGCTGCAAATGGCACTGCAATTAAAAGGTATAAAAATACTGTATATAAGCGGAGAAGAAAGCGACAGGCAAATTCGTTTGCGGGCATCGCGCATTGGTATTTTAAACAACGATTGCTATTTGCTTACCGAAACTAACACACAAGCCATTTTTAAACAAGCCGAAGCACTGCAACCCGATTTAATGATAATTGATTCCATACAAACGCTGCATACGGTGTATGTGGAATCGCCCCCGGGCAGCGTAAGCCAACTGCGCGAATGCACAGCCGAAATACAGCGCTATGCCAAAGAAAGCGGCCTACCCGTATTTTTAATCGGGCATATTACCAAAGACGGCTCTATTGCCGGCCCTAAAGTTTTAGAACACATTGTGGATGTGGTATTACAATTTGAAGGCGACCGCAACCATACATACCGCATGTTGCGCACCATTAAAAACCGCTTTGGATCTACATCGGAACTTGGAATTTACGAAATGCAAGGAAACGGCTTGCGTGCCGTAACCAACCCCAGCGAAATACTACTTACACAAAGAGATGAAGTATTGAGCGGTATTGCCGTAGCTTCTATGATGGAGGGCGCACGCCCGCTGCTTATTGAAACGCAGGCATTGGTAACACCCGCTTTTTATGGCACACCACAGCGCAGCTCTACCGGATTTGACGGCAGGAGAATGAACATGTTATTGGCGGTATTAGAAAAGCGCTCGGGGTTTAAATTCGGCACTAAAGATGTGTTTTTAAATATTGCCGGAGGATTGCGTGTAGAAGATCCATCTATTGATTTAGCCGTAATTGCAGCTTTGCTTTCCTCGTATCAAGACAAACCTGTTTCTTCTAAAATTGCATTTGCTGCCGAAGTAGGTTTAAGTGGCGAAGTGCGGGCGGTAAGCAGAATTGAACAACGTATTGCCGAAGCCGATAAACTTGGGTTCAGCACTATGTTTATTTCTAAATTCAATACAAAAGGTATTGATGAATCTAAGTTTCAATTAGAACTGATTGCCATTAGTAAAGTACAGCAACTGGTAGATGCTCTATTTTAA
- a CDS encoding cation transporter — MKRIIAVVILSISLSAGAALPKETITIKTTIHCNHCLRCESCGMNINNTIKEIVSGVSKVRIDPSNHTIMVTYKTEKTNPAAIRNAIAAAGFDADSVKASPDGYAKLDACCKAK; from the coding sequence ATGAAGCGTATCATTGCCGTTGTAATTCTAAGTATTTCATTGAGTGCAGGTGCTGCATTGCCAAAGGAAACCATTACCATAAAAACTACCATTCATTGCAATCACTGCTTGCGGTGCGAGAGTTGCGGTATGAATATAAATAACACTATAAAGGAAATAGTTTCCGGTGTGAGCAAGGTAAGAATTGATCCTTCTAACCACACTATAATGGTTACCTATAAAACAGAGAAAACCAATCCGGCAGCAATTCGCAATGCCATTGCGGCTGCGGGTTTCGATGCCGATTCTGTGAAGGCTTCACCCGATGGTTATGCTAAACTTGATGCTTGCTGCAAAGCTAAGTAA